The proteins below come from a single Bacteroidota bacterium genomic window:
- a CDS encoding cold shock domain-containing protein: protein MKTGKVKFFNESKGYGFIKDVESGKEYFVHVTDLIDKIKEDDDVTFELKEGRKGLNAINVKLA, encoded by the coding sequence ATGAAAACAGGTAAAGTAAAATTTTTCAATGAATCCAAAGGTTATGGATTTATCAAGGATGTTGAATCAGGCAAAGAGTATTTTGTCCATGTGACTGATCTCATTGACAAGATCAAGGAAGACGATGATGTGACCTTTGAGTTAAAAGAAGGAAGAAAGGGATTAAACGCAATCAATGTTAAACTTGCATAG
- a CDS encoding peroxiredoxin: MKKYLILLSVSVLISCSGSAQKVEVGSQVPDFSLKNQNDSVFALRNVVGRQKLVIYFYPADDTPGCTKEACSFRDRFDVFKEAGALIIGISGQSVESHKAFAEKYNLNFTLLADEGNKVRKLFGVPGGMIPGRVTYVVDLTGKVVYIFNSQTEATKHVDEALRILKEMK; encoded by the coding sequence ATGAAAAAATATCTCATTCTGTTATCAGTATCGGTGCTGATTTCGTGCAGTGGCAGCGCCCAAAAAGTTGAAGTCGGATCACAGGTTCCTGATTTCTCGTTAAAGAATCAAAACGACAGCGTCTTTGCTTTGCGCAATGTTGTTGGCAGGCAAAAGCTGGTAATCTACTTCTACCCTGCCGATGATACGCCGGGTTGTACCAAAGAGGCATGCTCTTTCCGCGACCGCTTCGATGTTTTCAAAGAGGCAGGTGCTCTGATTATTGGAATCAGCGGGCAGTCGGTTGAGAGCCATAAAGCCTTTGCCGAGAAATACAATTTAAATTTCACGCTTCTGGCTGATGAAGGCAATAAAGTGCGTAAACTTTTCGGTGTGCCCGGTGGCATGATTCCCGGCAGAGTTACCTATGTTGTGGATTTAACGGGAAAAGTAGTGTACATTTTCAATTCGCAGACGGAAGCTACCAAACATGTTGATGAAGCACTCAGGATATTGAAGGAGATGAAGTAA